A window from Camelus dromedarius isolate mCamDro1 chromosome 9, mCamDro1.pat, whole genome shotgun sequence encodes these proteins:
- the KCNC4 gene encoding potassium voltage-gated channel subfamily C member 4 isoform X1, translating into MISSVCVSSYRGRKSGNKPPSKTCLKEEMAKGEASEKIIINVGGTRHETYRSTLRTLPGTRLAWLADPDGGGRPESDGGGAGSSGSNSGGGCEFFFDRHPGVFAYVLNYYRTGKLHCPADVCGPLFEEELTFWGIDETDVEPCCWMTYRQHRDAEEALDIFESPDGGGGGPGPGDEAGDDERDLALQRLGPHEGGAGPGAGSGSCRGWQPRMWALFEDPYSSRAARVVAFASLFFILVSITTFCLETHEAFNIDRNVTEIHRVGNTTSVRFRREVETEPILTYIEGVCVLWFTLEFLVRIVCCPDTLDFVKNLLNIIDFVAILPFYLEVGLSGLSSKAARDVLGFLRVVRFVRILRIFKLTRHFVGLRVLGHTLRASTNEFLLLIIFLALGVLIFATMIYYAERIGARPSDPRGNDHTDFKNIPIGFWWAVVTMTTLGYGDMCPKTWSGMLVGALCALAGVLTIAMPVPVIVNNFGMYYSLAMAKQKLPKKRKKHVPRPPQLESPIYCKSQETSPRDSTYSDASPPTPEEGVVERKRADSKQNGDANAVLSDEEGAGLTQPLASAPTPEERRALRRSGTRDRNKKAAACFLLSAGDYACADGSVRKETCQDALSSNYAQAEVLTLS; encoded by the exons ATGATCAGCTCGGTGTGTGTCTCCTCCTACCGCGGGCGCAAGTCGGGGAACAAGCCTCCGTCCAAAACATGTCTGAAGGAGGAGATGGCCAAGGGCGAGGCGTCGGAGAAGATCATCATCAACGTGGGCGGCACGCGACATGAGACCTACCGCAGCACCCTGAGAACGCTACCGGGCACCCGCCTCGCCTGGCTGGCGGATCCCGACGGCGGGGGCCGGCCCGAGTCCGATGGCGGCGGTGCAGGCAGCAGCGGCAGCAACAGCGGCGGGGGCTGCGAGTTCTTCTTCGACCGGCACCCGGGCGTCTTTGCTTACGTGCTCAACTACTACCGCACCGGCAAGCTGCACTGCCCGGCCGACGTGTGCGGGCCTCTCTTCGAAGAGGAGCTCACCTTCTGGGGCATCGACGAGACTGACGTGGAGCCCTGCTGCTGGATGACCTACCGGCAGCACCGTGACGCCGAGGAGGCGCTCGACATCTTCGAGAGCCCTGACGGAGGTGGCGGGGGCCCGGGGCCCGGCGACGAGGCCGGCGACGATGAGCGGGATCTGGCCCTGCAGCGCCTGGGGCCCCACGAGGGAGGCGCGGGCCCCGGCGCTGGGTCCGGGAGCTGCCGAGGCTGGCAACCCCGCATGTGGGCGCTCTTCGAGGATCCTTACTCCTCCCGGGCTGCCAGG GTGGTGGCCTTTGCCTCTCTCTTCTTCATCCTGGTCTCCATCACCACATTCTGCCTGGAGACCCACGAGGCCTTCAACATCGACCGCAACGTGACGGAGATCCACCGAGTGGGGAATACCACCAGCGTGCGCTTCCGGCGGGAGGTGGAGACGGAGCCCATTCTGACCTACATCGAGGGCGTGTGTGTGCTGTGGTTCACGCTGGAGTTCCTAGTGCGCATCGTGTGCTGCCCCGACACGCTGGACTTCGTCAAGAACCTGCTCAACATCATTGACTTTGTGGCCATTCTGCCCTTCTacctggaggtggggctgagcGGCCTGTCGTCCAAGGCGGCGCGCGATGTGCTGGGCTTCCTGCGCGTCGTGCGCTTTGTGCGCATCCTGCGCATCTTCAAGCTAACGCGCCATTTCGTGGGGCTGCGGGTGCTGGGCCACACCCTGCGCGCCAGCACCAATGAGTTCCTGCTGCTTATCATCTTCCTGGCCCTGGGCGTGCTCATCTTTGCCACCATGATCTACTATGCTGAGCGCATTGGCGCCAGGCCTTCCGACCCTCGGGGCAATGACCACACGGACTTCAAGAACATCCCCATCGGCTTTTGGTGGGCCGTGGTCACCATGACGACGCTGGGCTACGGGGACATGTGCCCCAAGACGTGGTCCGGCATGCTGGTGGGGGCGCTGTGTGCACTGGCGGGCGTGCTCACCATTGCCATGCCTGTGCCTGTCATTGTCAACAACTTCGGCATGTACTACTCCCTGGCCATGGCCAAGCAGAAGCTGCCCAAGAAACGGAAGAAGCACGTGCCTCGGCCACCCCAGCTGGAGTCTCCCATTTACTGCAAGTCGCAGGAGACCTCACCCAGGGACAGCACCTACAGTGATGCCAGCCCCCCGACCCCAGAAGAGGGCGTGGTTGAGAGGAAACGGGCAG ACTCCAAGCAGAACGGCGATGCCAACGCGGTGCTGTCAGATGAGGAGGGAGCCGgcctcacccagcccctggcctctgcccccacccccgaggAGCGCCGGGCCCTGCGACGCTCTGGCACCCGAGACAGAAACAAGAAGGCAGCTGCCTGCTTCCTGCTCAGCGCTGGGGACTATGCCTGTGCCGATGGTAGTGTCCGGAAAG AGACCTGCCAAGACGCCCTCTCGTCCAACTATGCCCAGGCTGAAGTCCTCACCCTCTCTTAA
- the KCNC4 gene encoding potassium voltage-gated channel subfamily C member 4 isoform X2, protein MISSVCVSSYRGRKSGNKPPSKTCLKEEMAKGEASEKIIINVGGTRHETYRSTLRTLPGTRLAWLADPDGGGRPESDGGGAGSSGSNSGGGCEFFFDRHPGVFAYVLNYYRTGKLHCPADVCGPLFEEELTFWGIDETDVEPCCWMTYRQHRDAEEALDIFESPDGGGGGPGPGDEAGDDERDLALQRLGPHEGGAGPGAGSGSCRGWQPRMWALFEDPYSSRAARVVAFASLFFILVSITTFCLETHEAFNIDRNVTEIHRVGNTTSVRFRREVETEPILTYIEGVCVLWFTLEFLVRIVCCPDTLDFVKNLLNIIDFVAILPFYLEVGLSGLSSKAARDVLGFLRVVRFVRILRIFKLTRHFVGLRVLGHTLRASTNEFLLLIIFLALGVLIFATMIYYAERIGARPSDPRGNDHTDFKNIPIGFWWAVVTMTTLGYGDMCPKTWSGMLVGALCALAGVLTIAMPVPVIVNNFGMYYSLAMAKQKLPKKRKKHVPRPPQLESPIYCKSQETSPRDSTYSDASPPTPEEGVVERKRADSKQNGDANAVLSDEEGAGLTQPLASAPTPEERRALRRSGTRDRNKKAAACFLLSAGDYACADGSVRKEGNVEPKVCVPVSHTCAL, encoded by the exons ATGATCAGCTCGGTGTGTGTCTCCTCCTACCGCGGGCGCAAGTCGGGGAACAAGCCTCCGTCCAAAACATGTCTGAAGGAGGAGATGGCCAAGGGCGAGGCGTCGGAGAAGATCATCATCAACGTGGGCGGCACGCGACATGAGACCTACCGCAGCACCCTGAGAACGCTACCGGGCACCCGCCTCGCCTGGCTGGCGGATCCCGACGGCGGGGGCCGGCCCGAGTCCGATGGCGGCGGTGCAGGCAGCAGCGGCAGCAACAGCGGCGGGGGCTGCGAGTTCTTCTTCGACCGGCACCCGGGCGTCTTTGCTTACGTGCTCAACTACTACCGCACCGGCAAGCTGCACTGCCCGGCCGACGTGTGCGGGCCTCTCTTCGAAGAGGAGCTCACCTTCTGGGGCATCGACGAGACTGACGTGGAGCCCTGCTGCTGGATGACCTACCGGCAGCACCGTGACGCCGAGGAGGCGCTCGACATCTTCGAGAGCCCTGACGGAGGTGGCGGGGGCCCGGGGCCCGGCGACGAGGCCGGCGACGATGAGCGGGATCTGGCCCTGCAGCGCCTGGGGCCCCACGAGGGAGGCGCGGGCCCCGGCGCTGGGTCCGGGAGCTGCCGAGGCTGGCAACCCCGCATGTGGGCGCTCTTCGAGGATCCTTACTCCTCCCGGGCTGCCAGG GTGGTGGCCTTTGCCTCTCTCTTCTTCATCCTGGTCTCCATCACCACATTCTGCCTGGAGACCCACGAGGCCTTCAACATCGACCGCAACGTGACGGAGATCCACCGAGTGGGGAATACCACCAGCGTGCGCTTCCGGCGGGAGGTGGAGACGGAGCCCATTCTGACCTACATCGAGGGCGTGTGTGTGCTGTGGTTCACGCTGGAGTTCCTAGTGCGCATCGTGTGCTGCCCCGACACGCTGGACTTCGTCAAGAACCTGCTCAACATCATTGACTTTGTGGCCATTCTGCCCTTCTacctggaggtggggctgagcGGCCTGTCGTCCAAGGCGGCGCGCGATGTGCTGGGCTTCCTGCGCGTCGTGCGCTTTGTGCGCATCCTGCGCATCTTCAAGCTAACGCGCCATTTCGTGGGGCTGCGGGTGCTGGGCCACACCCTGCGCGCCAGCACCAATGAGTTCCTGCTGCTTATCATCTTCCTGGCCCTGGGCGTGCTCATCTTTGCCACCATGATCTACTATGCTGAGCGCATTGGCGCCAGGCCTTCCGACCCTCGGGGCAATGACCACACGGACTTCAAGAACATCCCCATCGGCTTTTGGTGGGCCGTGGTCACCATGACGACGCTGGGCTACGGGGACATGTGCCCCAAGACGTGGTCCGGCATGCTGGTGGGGGCGCTGTGTGCACTGGCGGGCGTGCTCACCATTGCCATGCCTGTGCCTGTCATTGTCAACAACTTCGGCATGTACTACTCCCTGGCCATGGCCAAGCAGAAGCTGCCCAAGAAACGGAAGAAGCACGTGCCTCGGCCACCCCAGCTGGAGTCTCCCATTTACTGCAAGTCGCAGGAGACCTCACCCAGGGACAGCACCTACAGTGATGCCAGCCCCCCGACCCCAGAAGAGGGCGTGGTTGAGAGGAAACGGGCAG ACTCCAAGCAGAACGGCGATGCCAACGCGGTGCTGTCAGATGAGGAGGGAGCCGgcctcacccagcccctggcctctgcccccacccccgaggAGCGCCGGGCCCTGCGACGCTCTGGCACCCGAGACAGAAACAAGAAGGCAGCTGCCTGCTTCCTGCTCAGCGCTGGGGACTATGCCTGTGCCGATGGTAGTGTCCGGAAAG AAGGCAATGTTGAGCCGAAAGTGTGCGTCCCAGTGTCTCACACCTGTGCTCTTTAA